aTACACTACGTCAACCGACTTAAAATAAACATACGTAATACATGAACATGAAAGTAACATTACTCTATTTATGATTATCTTGGCTCTGCTTAAATACtctaaaagataataataatacaattgAAGCAAGTAACTcgaaaaaataactaatttttttttttaacaaataataaatagtGTAAAAAGAGGAAAGATAATTATATTTCAAATTTCACAATATTGACATCATCAGTGTAGCTTGACAACGgtaagaaattttcaaattgtaaatgATGGCGTTGTAACTGTTATCAGCACTGAGActatatatttactatttaatattAATTGTCAGCTCTGAGCCTTAAAACCACATTTATATTTCCAACCGTCGCCTCCCATTCAGATTAGATATACTGACAATTTTGCTTTATATATTTACAGAGAGCTTTTAATTCCTGACATTCAAAAGGAAAGGCCAACATATAGTTACTAGTCAGCGTACAACCAAAGgacatatttttccttttttctggaTTTAGCACCATCCAGTTGCGTGGATCCAACAAGTTACTGTTTCCCACTTTATATGCAAGCTCAGGCTGCTCGATCAGTGCTGTATTTTCAGTACTGATATCGAACCCCATCAAAAGAGAGATTTGCAGAGTGGAGAGGAGTGAGAGAATGGCAAGAAAATCACCAGAAGAAGAGCATCCACACAAGGCTTTTGGTTGGGCTGCCAGAGATACTTCTGGGGTTCTTTCTCCCTTTCATTTCTCCAGAAGgcaaatttcttcttcttcttttttgttatttcatatattttttattttaaatttcactTTCATTCTCTTATGAAgcgtaaaagaagaaaaagaaaagatcttTCATCTGGGTTTTCATTGCCATAAAATATTCCTGTTTTCCACGGCTCCAGTCCTCTCAGTTTAGAGGAAAAACGAGggtatagttgtctttttgaCATtccataaaaatgtgaaaagacaactataccCTCCCTCTTTTAAATAATGGAGAGGAAAAAGATTCATACAATAAGATACTATTCTTGCGACCCATTGCTTTATCATGTGGTTTAGCTACTAAATTGCATGACTTTTAGCTGATTTTGTGGTTATTGTAGTAAGATTAGTCCATTTGTAGCTTTGTTATATTTTAATCTGGCACCAGACAATGGAGGCTTCATTGTCAAGTAAAGAACAATCTCaaccaataaaaaatgaaaaaaaaaaaaacacagctAATTACTTGATTACCCCTGTTTTTTTATGGCAAATGAAAGAAGGTCCTCCTTAATCCATAATGTTCCAGTGCACAGTGATTGCTTTTGTGTTTTCTAATGAGATTTACAAAATAGTATTGGGACCTCCTTATTCatcctgataaaaaaaaaaaaaaaaagtagaaatagATTTGGTACTTTGATTTAGCTTGGAATTGTTATATTAATGTTACTTCTTTAATTTAATGATGGGTAATATTAGATGGACTCTGTACTAATGctactattattatttacttGAGCTGTTGATTGGGTTATTTGCAGGGAAAATGGTGATGACGATGTCACAATAAAAATACTTTACTGTGGGGTTTGCCACTCTGACTTGCATAATATCAAGAATGAGTGGGGGTACACGAGCTATCCTGTTGTTCCCGGGTAAGAAACTTATCTCACAACAAGCTGTAATTAGTCTTCAGATATTTGTCAATTAACAATTTGGGGGGCGCACTGTATGTTAGTAGTCCTGCATGCTTGACTGTGGTGGAAAATTTTCTGTTATGATATGTCACAAACTTATTAGTACTTATGATATGGCAATGGATCAGTCAGCTTGTTCTATAGAGATATTACCTATAAGGAACTACTTGATAAAGAAATAGTTAGAGCTTGTTTGAGTAAGAGGTAAAATTCAGTAACCAGAGCAGGAAAAGATTTTTCCATTTTGAAGTTTCTATTGTAGTTGCGCATTCGAATGCTTGTTTAACTATTTTGTGATTTACAATATGTGATGAacttcttattcttattttattttattttatttttgtagtccAGCATTTCTCTGAAAACATCATGTGAAATGAAGTATTTATACGAACATGGTGGTACTAATCATGCAGTttattatgtatgtatatatatatatatataaaaactaatCATGCACTTTATTGGAGGCTGATCTCTCTTTATGATTTTTGCTCCTTTCAATGTAGTCGAACATCTTCAGCAAAATCTTTCGGATTAGCTTGTGCATGGTGGTACCATAATGAATTTGATTACATAAATGAAATAAGGAATCATAAAGGGGCTTCTTCATttagtatgttttaaatttgaatGAGTCTATACTATGATGCATTTAGTTGCACATACAAAATAAGAAAGAATGTGTTTGAGCTGAGATTTTCATGGAGATTAACAtctattaaaatgaaaattttatgatATTGTTGTAGACGAATAACTTGAATCCGTTGGGGTTGGCATACATGCTGTTTGGCCTTAGCTTAGAGCACTACCAATAGCTTCTGttaatttttccttaaatttagagaactaTACTACTTTTTGATTGGGAGTGATGGTCGGAGAGGCTTTATTGTTATCTCGGAGGGTCGAGAATGGAGGGGTTGGAGTAGCTTTGCCATTGAGATGAGAAAGGTGGTGTCTTTCTTCGGTCTAACTTTCGGCAAAGGAAGTAGTTTTTTGCTCTCTTGTCAGCCCATTGGTGGGTCACAGTTAACCACCGTGGGTGGCCCTTCGTCAATTTCAACAGGCAAGGAGATGACAAAAGGTGATGGAAAAAGGACCTTTACGGAGGTGGTAGGTAGGGTGGGGCAGCTGCACGGGTGCCACTCGGCCTAGTGTGCAATGGTGGTGTGAGCTCCTCGTTTATTGGGCCATGTTAGGTCTGCTGCCTTTGTACCTCATGTTTAGCAGGAGGTTGCTTATGTCTTATGGAATGATATCTTCAGTCGTGTTGAGCTGTCTTGGGTTATGGTTAGACGAGTAGTAGAGTTGTTTGCTTGTTGGGGGGAGTTATTTGGTAGCACCCAGAGTGTAGATGTGTAGAAGGTGGTGCCTTCATGCCTTTTGTGGTATCTTTAGATGGAcaaaaaatgatagaagtttCAAGGACCGCAAGAGGACAGTGGTGGAGCTTAAGTCTTAATTCTTCATTACTCTTTACCTCAAAGCTTGACAGCTGAGAGTGCATTTTAGCGGTAGAACTTTCCTTCTAAAGGATTTCCTGCGGAGTGTACTCTCTGGTCATCAATAGATGTGGTACCAACTTATCAATTAACAATCCAATGTTATCTTTAAACCCCTTGCATCGAGAAAGCTTTATTTTCCATTGATTTTATCTCTAAGTAATTGGAATCCAACAGATATTACATACCAGAAGATGTTTTCTCTGGTTTCTCTACTAAGCCTTCTCTGGTTTCTCTACTAAGCCAACTATAACAGAGGAAATACCAGAAGATGCTTACTCATGCACATGTTTCTACATCTATTTATCTTATATATACATGGTCTAGCCTTCATTTTGGTTTTCCATTTAAATAGATATATCTATAAATATCACTAAAAGTTTACTACACATATGATATTTCTTTGGCAGAAAGTGGCtgaaattttcttaaatttcaagATGTCCTACAATGGATCAAAACCTTATAATTGAAACATTTTTGTATTAGTGCAACTAGTGTAATTTGGTTTGGCATTTGTTTAATAAGAAACCTTTCAGAGGAACCTATATTGATAATTAATGTAATTGTTATTTTCCAGGCATGAAATTGCTGGGGTTGTGACCAAAATTGGGAAGactgtgaagaaattcaaagtgGGTGACCAAGTTGGAGTTGGCGTCCTAGTGGGCTCCTGCAAGAACTGTGAGAGTTGCCAACAGGACTTGGAGAATTACTGCCCTCAAATGACACTTACCTATAACTCCATTTGCCATGATGGGACAAAAACTTATGGTGGTTATTCTGATATTGTGGTTGTTGAGGAGCGCTATGTGCTTCGTTTTCCGGATAACTTACCCCTTGATGCGGGTGCTCCACTTCTCTGTGCTGGGATCACGGTATACAGCCCTATGAAATATTATGGAATGACTGAGCCTGGCAAGCATTTGGGTGTCGCAGGACTTGGTGGGCTTGGTCATGTTGCTGTTAAATTTGGTAAGGCCTTTGGGTTGAAAGTGACTGTCATTAGTTCCTCCCCAAAAAAGGAGGATGAGGCGATCAACAGACTAGGGGCTGATTCTTTTCTTGTTTCGAGTGACGCTGCAAAAATGAAGGTATTTGATAATTAGCTTGAAAAgattaaaggaaataaaaatatctCGGTTTTTAAGTTTAGATCTTGGATCATGTACACAAAGGGGTAGCCGAACCTTGACGAAATTACGGTTTGAAGTACTTAGATTAAATGTTTGATATAACTCAAGGCATGTTACAAAGTTTCTCTGCAATTGATCTCATCATTGTGACCTTATTGTTTCACAATAGTCAGCATATAAGAAACGAATTGCAtggaaattgattatttttaataCCCTGTTATTTTGTGCTTCTACTTTGCAGGCAGCTATGGGTACTATGGATTACATCATTGATACTGTGTCTGCAGTTCACCCTCTGGCTCCGCTGCTTGGTCTACTGAAGTTGAATGGTAAGCTGATCACTGTGGGTTTGCCGGAGAAGCCCCTCGAGCTGCCTATCTTTCCTTTAGTTTTGGGTAAGCCCCTAGATCCTATTACACCTCGACATCATCATGTATACCGTTAAATgcaccaactttaaatcttgatcATAAAATGTACcaaatttcatttgaaatggagaggatcctcgTCCTTTTCCGGGAGTCTGGTCATCTGAAattgaccttttccttttgtctttttttattggtttgaacTTGCTTAGATCCATAAAGTTTCTTGCTATGTTATGGCAACAGGGCGTAAACTTGTTGGAGGAAGTGATGTAGGAGGGATGAAAGAGACACAAGAGATGCTAGATTTCTCTGCAAAGCATGGTATTTCTGCAGACATTGAGCTGATCAGAATGGAAGACATCAACTCGGCCATGGCAAGGCTTGCCAAATCTGATGTGAGGTACCGGTTTGTAATTGATGTGGCAAATTCCTTGTCGCAGTAGATTAGTTGCCATTGCCTTGGCGGGTAACCTCCCCTGAATTGAGGCCAGGATATTAGAATAAGTCAAGGTTCTATGATTTAGGTTGTTATGGAACTTTTAAGGAGGGGAAACATAAAGTTGTGTTCTTAGACACATATTGATGTACTCTTTCGTTAAATTGAgaatatttccttttatttttgttgtctaTATGCTATGTGGTATCTATTTCACAGATCAGGATCCTCTCCTCTCCGGTTGAGAGGAACCGGAGAGGAGCCGATCTTTTATACCTaggaatatttttgtaatttcacatgAAATTTTGATTACAAAAGAGGTAGGCGAAATATGCATGATTTTCAACTGGAGATGATCATGGGGCCTATTTCACCTACCTCTTTTGCAATCAAAATTTCATGTTTTGCTCTAAGACTACTGTTTGTTAACATAAGGGTCATTATTACCTTACACTTgcatattatctccatatatatatatatattatcaaaagaGTAATAGTATTTAGTAAACTGCTATATGATTGTCATATAACTGAGATGATGTGGTAATAAAAATTagccattgattttttttttttttttttttttttttttttttttttttttttttttttttttaaacaagttatgattttcactgccacgtCAAGTTTTATAGCAGTCGTATAAtaatctattaaataacattactcttatcaaaatagaaataatcaaTTTTTCTAATATGATTGACTCTGGGAAaggcattatatatatttggagtCATTTTTAGCACTTTGATGATTTGCTAGATTATGCCGCCATCGTatttaattatacaataattatCATCATtgacaattattattattattattattattgacatgtccacacaagagggggaaaggagattcgaactagtgatatCCGTTTCATaaggcgtggtctccagccgattgagctatcccttAGGGACTTCATTGACAATGATTAAATACTTTATTTCGGACAAATAAGAGTTATGTTTGGTAGACAGGAATAGGCCATTCTTCTGAGAATAGAATATAGCACATATCCAATTCCCAAACCAATTTATGGAGGGTCAAATTTCCTACAACTAAATTaactacaaactggtttgtaggagttttaggaaatttctatccttTATCGGAAAAGATTGTAGCACTGATGCATATTCGATTTTTAGTGGGAGAAAATGATGAGATTGTGGGAGAAAATTTCCACCAAATGATAAGATTTTGAATGGACATTAACGATTTACGATTCAATGGAAGCTTCTTTAGTGAAAGACACGTTTGAGTAGCAAGAAATCAACACCTACTATCTTCATCAGCTTCAAACACATTAAAtaaggggaaacttcacttaaacCACCTTGAATTATCGTCATGTTTACAATTATTctcctaaacttcaaaaactctcagtttattgtattcatttttcaattatttatttatttttttttttcaatttcacccatccgttaattttttttttaaaagattcaggcatgggtatttttgtaaattctattaaatcttGACCAACGTCTAAAtcgttacaatttttttttcttcctaaaataaaGGAGGGGTATTTTGTGAGTTTTGACACCCCTTCTAAGATTTTCAGGTAAATTTTAACGAAGAggtgaaatgaaaaaaaaattgaaagattgatacactaaattgatagttttttaagtttataggGTAATTACAAATGTGATGGAAGTTCAGAGGAggttaatgctccgtttgtttcgacggaCAATGTTTTTtgtagtaaaatatttttgacgaaatcatttttttttttaaaaaaaaaaaaaaatgatttttctgaaaaatattttttggcgtttggctcgtacgaaaaaatcaccaacagcGTAAAATGGAATTCGGCAACAGTTGCTAGAATTCGGCAACGTCTGGCCGCCGTCGCTGGATTTCGACAGACCAAATTTTGGCCAAACTGGCTGGATTCCGGTCATACTGTCAGATTCCGGCTAGTTTAGCTAGAATCTTGTCTACAGGAATCaggcaaaaaaatttcaaattccgGCCAAACTAGTCAGAATTCGGCTATactggccggaatttggtccGCCAAAATACAGTGAcattgccagattccggccagtgtCGCCAGATTTCGACAATTGGATACTCAAAAGTTCCAAAACAACCTAAATCACAGTTTGATTTGttcgattttaaaatgtacgatttgttTCATACTAAGCTCCAACTACGTATAGGATTTGTTCGATTTTAAAACGtactatttgaaaaaaaaaaatgatttttaaaaccgcaattaaacgtttgacaaaatcgcattTTGGccttaaaattgcaatttaactttttaaaattatgcgttttaaaaaaaaaaacattatttttcctgcgatttgaaaagacagattttctacgtttttcaaatcacaatttcttAAAAACGTAATTCAAAACGATTCATTTtatacgatttggtttaaaatcgtaatcTCAAACgcattcttaatttatttgtaattgatctgacgtgttttaagtaactTACAATAAGCCACTTAAAACTCACCAGATTAACTAATGTGATAAAAGTATATAACAATTAGGTGCGAagaaaataacattactctaaagaCAGTGAGGGATTGGtggaataaaataaatcatgtaGTTTTCTTGACCTACATACatgatatattattttataggCTTGATGAGTATAGATTTAATAGCGATACGACAAAATTCCTTGACCTAAATGACCCAAGAAACTGcattaattaagaaattatgATAGTTGGTAAGTGAGAGTTACATTGCTTTCAAAGTTTTGCCTTTCCCGTttagtcaatttctattttttgtcacttaaaaaaataaaataaaaaaaacaataaaaacaaatctaTTTTATGTGGGAAAGAGAGTTCAAAGCAAATGAGGAAGATGGAGGGTTTCTGcagaattttattattatttacttctattaaaaaaaaaataataataaaactgcACTATTGGTTCTTGAGATAtttcataattacaaatcacttcctatGGTTTCAAAAGTTCAAGAGAGGTCcttgtgataaactataattataaagCGATTAttgaagtcaaattccgttaaaatttttgacaaattctgttaaatgtcacgtcagcatcACATCAAATCAATAAGAtgacacgtgtctatcttaataaaaatataaatttattaaaaaataaataaataaacttatttttatttttaaaaaaaaacaaaaaacaaaaaaccaaaggaGTGGCATAGTGGCCCAGCGACccctttggttttttcttttttttttttttaaaaaaataaataaaaaaaaaagtttatttatttattttttaataaatttatattttttattaagatggacacgtatCGCCATCTTATTGATTTGATGTGATATTTAACATaatatgtcaaaaattttaacggaatttgactccaatgatcgctttataattataatttattacaaGGAcctcccttttattttttaataaatttatattttttattaaaatggacacgtatcgccatcttattgatttgatgtgacatttaatagaaattgtcaaaaattttaacggaatttgactccaatgATCGctttataattatagtttaccacaacgacctcccatgaacttttttaaCTATagaaaatgatttgtaattattacatacctcaagaaaaaaatgggtgcaattataaatttaaaaaaaaaaaataaaaaaaaatcccttctaTCTTATTAGTACtatttgggttaattacttTATTAACCTGACGTAACAGAAAGGTCAAAGGAGAAATGAGTAGTAGTGTAGTACTGAGTAGAGTCAACCCAAACGCAGAACGGCATAAGCAAAACAAATTTGGCCCATGCAGGTCTCGAACCTGCGACCTTCGCGTTATTAGCACGACGCTCTAACCAGCTGAGCTAATAGGCCAGATGACGTCTTGTtgacaataaatttatttattgttttatcaTAGGACGAGCCTTGCATAGAGCACACGGACATGCTACGTAGTACGTAATGGAGGATATAAAGGAAAATTGATGGTTGATTTGGATGACAGGTTAAAAGAGTCAAAAGATGGGGCAGTGAATGTTAGAGTCCGTTTGGTATTGTAATTTTGTAGATTATAggtgtaattttaaattaaattacagaaaagaaattgtttaaaaataattggatttaaaaattaaaaaaaatttatgtcttcaaattgcaggtaaaaaagtacgtttttaaaaacgcgCGACTTTAAATGCCAAAATGCGATTTTACCGAGCGTTTAATTACACTcgtaaaaataattgttttcaaatgacagttttaaaattactatttttaaatcatattctttaaaattgcaaatttaaAGGTAGACATGAGAGATAAACCTAAAGAAATAATACAGGAGAGAAACGCTAAACAtcccaaatattttttctaaaagttggttcccaaatgatgtgtcacaatcccatgagattgtggcacatttttcaaaatgataaattgcATAAGGtgttgacacatcatttgggaacaaacttttgggaaaaaaatttgggaggcCTAGCATTCCCCATACAGGATCACTCAGAATATGCATGTGAGAACTGGAAGATAAACGCCATGCAAGCATCATTCACAAacaacttaatatatatatatatatatatatatatatatatatatatatatatatatctcaaagtACGGTAGTAGATAACTTCACAGAGAAGTTAGTACTGCATGGggaattctaaaagatttaATGGAAATAGAGGTGGGAAAGCCAGGAGGTGCATGGGAATTGAAATTTGAACATTTAGCGTTACGGTAGATGTAAAGGTTATCTACTCATAACTTGAACTTCATAAATTccttgaaatatttattgttttttcaatAACATTCAATTCACAGAGACCCATCATCTGTCCTCAACTCTTTTTGGTTTTTACAGAATTAATTAAAGACCAACTGATCACCTGCTATATATTTGACTCCCAGCTCTCAACTTTTCCATGCATATCCCTCTTCCTCTGTTTTACTGTAACCAGATTAGTAATTCCATGGCTTCCCCAAATGTGTTTTTGTTACTGCCCCTTGCATGCCTATTGGCAATGACAACCATAACTTCTTCAGCAAGGGATTTTCCCATTACACCTGCTGCATATTACAAGCTTGCAGTGAGGCGTGAAGCCAGTGAAGGCCTTTTCCCTTGCTTCAACGCGGTTATGGAGATCAAATCCTGCTCAACTGAGATTGTCAATTTCTTCCTCAAGGACCAGCAGACTTCTATTGGCAAAGACTGTTGCCGTGCAATTTATGTCATTACCCATAGTTGCTGGCCTTCCATGCTCACTTCCATTGGTTTTATCGCTGGGGAACTCGATATTCTAGGAGGCTATTGTGATGCAGCCTCTGTTCCTGCTGCTGCACCACCACCTCTTGAAGTATAAATGCATGTCTTGCTTTGTTTCAGTTTGTTTTTCATTCGAAAAAAGTTGGGTTTGTCTGTCTAGAGTCGTTCAATGGGTGTCAGGGTTTTCTATGTGTTTTCAGTCATGTTTGCAATAAACAGTTGAATATATGTTTCACTTTGAATTAAACATAGTCGATTCCCTGCTACTAAACAAATTATTGTTCCATGAAGACTTTTCACTATTAGAAAttctcaaacaaaattttatataaattaattcttGAGAAATTAAAAGGGGGGCTCACAGTATTCAAGCTTATGTGCTACTTAATACCATGAAGTTTAAGTTTGTACTAAATGTTTGCCCTCCATGTCTCAATTTGCTGAAGTAATTCTATGATTTCAAttgtaaatttatattttctttccttgttccGTCGGGATAAGATTTATTGCCGGACATCAAGTAGATTCACTACATCAAGTAGTTTGGATCCCTTGTAGCCCTTTTCtcatatttgaataaaaaaaaaaatagtagtttcACCACCTAATAATTAATGACCTTATTTTGGTGTTGTGGTAGACCATATGTTAAgcacatgcttttttattaaagaaGTGATACATATATATCCCCTACACATCTCTATacaatcaagtttcaaattcattattaaatttaaaaatgaaatatgtatgagatatatttatattatttatcttcttattaatgttattaaaaaattatatgagaagcaaaaactattaaaaaaacacgaATTTCTCAATTCTCACATACCTTAGGTTCTCTCGGTCCTAGTGGAGTTCAAGTCTAGTCGTCTTTTATCTAATTAAAGAATTAACTCATAAGCTATTGATCAAGGTCAACAAATAGAAGTTAATGATTTCTTCAATTGAtagatataatttatataaaggGCAAGAATGATGAATTATTGGAATTAAGAATCTTTaggttttgtttgttaaaatttttgtttttcttttcaaaataaaaatattaacaaataaactaaatacaaaaataagttttatatttacatcacatcaaaacatattttagaagtacaaataaaaaaatatcattcaaaCACATTAAGAGAGAGAACCTAAATAGTTTGAGAAAAGTTGAATTAACGGGAttattgggggaaaaaaaaaaaagaagaagaaagaaaaagaaaaagatctaaAACAGCGTCGTTTTACTTGATGTGTACATCAATGCCTATGTGGATAAATAGTGACTCACCCTAACGGACATTGGGAAAAAGGATGGAAAAATTACAGAAGGGCGGATTTCAAATTCGTGATAAACTTAAGtagcaaaatttgatttttaaacagTGAGAGACTGATTTCAAATCGCGCATTgactcagggatttattagacatttaccctaTTTTAAAACTGTTGCATATTGTTTTATTCTACTGCGTCTTTGGGGTCATAACTGTGGGTTGTATAAACCCTATTTCACACATCATCTTCTCTTAGTTCTTTTGGTTTAGACAAGTGAAAATGGATAATGATAACAATAATAACAGTTTAACCATATTCTTAATTAGAAGTTTTCTCTCATCCTTATCCTTCTATAGAAAACCCTTTGAAGCCAAACATTTCCTTCTTCTATCTTCCTCCAACATACATAAAAGCACGCATaagcacataattttttttttagtacatgGCATGTTAAACTACTTAAAAAGTTTAAAGAGACTATTGGTAATGTTAAAAGGTATAAAACGATGATAGTCGCTTACTATGAATGTGTCACACATTATGATAAATATGGAAACTCTACGACTCCGAAGAAAGTTTTGTAAATAATGGTTTGTAATTACTCAACATTgaacattttgaaaatttagtTTGTTGAGATGTTTAAATTTCTAGTACAACAACGTACAATTATTTTCTTGATTTAAACATGGTTTATCTTATGGGCATGACCATTCAATAATATTCTACTAGTTATTATTATGAATTACAAACAAAACATTTCTTTAACTAATGGTAGCAATCCTGAAACTTCATGGAAATCATTATTCAATCGCGTGAAAAACTTGAACCCGCAGCTTCTACGTAGATAAGTATTACATAGTAAACTAGAAAACATCAAGATTGTGACCCGCATAAACGAATCACAAGCTTCCACATACAAAACACACAATTGCATACTTTATTTGGACATATCAATATTGAAGGCAGCAACTAGAAGCCTCTCAACCATACCAATTCATGttcattattatttaattagcaAGAGGAGGATCTAAGCTTAGCTAGCAAAAGGAGCAGCAGCAGCAGTAGAAGCTGCGTCACAATGGCCTTGCAGTGTGTTGTATACCTCTATGGTGAAGCCAAATAATTCGAGTGTGGTAGCTTAACATATATTGGTAAGGTTGGAAATGGCACGACAACAGTCCGGGTGAAGATTGTTCTGTGTTTTAAGGATGAAAACCAGCAATGCCATTTGAACATGATCTCATATCAAAGAGTAACTTTAGGCCATTGGCTTGATCTCCATTTATTTGGAACGTTGATACAACTTCATATCCAGGCTCAATGGGGAGGTCCATTGTTGCAGTTGCATTTGCCAAAAGGCAAGAAAGGACAAGTAAGATAAAAGCATTTTTTACAGCCATGGTGTTTGTGTATGCCTGCTATCTATCAAATTCTCATACGAGATTGTATGCTTTTTCTCCAAAACCAAATACACTCTCTTGAAAATTGGAAGATGGCGCTGCTCAACGAACATCAAGAGCTCATTGTGCGGGCTATCGCCCCCAATG
The Alnus glutinosa chromosome 14, dhAlnGlut1.1, whole genome shotgun sequence genome window above contains:
- the LOC133857883 gene encoding probable cinnamyl alcohol dehydrogenase 9 → MARKSPEEEHPHKAFGWAARDTSGVLSPFHFSRRENGDDDVTIKILYCGVCHSDLHNIKNEWGYTSYPVVPGHEIAGVVTKIGKTVKKFKVGDQVGVGVLVGSCKNCESCQQDLENYCPQMTLTYNSICHDGTKTYGGYSDIVVVEERYVLRFPDNLPLDAGAPLLCAGITVYSPMKYYGMTEPGKHLGVAGLGGLGHVAVKFGKAFGLKVTVISSSPKKEDEAINRLGADSFLVSSDAAKMKAAMGTMDYIIDTVSAVHPLAPLLGLLKLNGKLITVGLPEKPLELPIFPLVLGRKLVGGSDVGGMKETQEMLDFSAKHGISADIELIRMEDINSAMARLAKSDVRYRFVIDVANSLSQ
- the LOC133856665 gene encoding egg cell-secreted protein 1.2-like, producing the protein MASPNVFLLLPLACLLAMTTITSSARDFPITPAAYYKLAVRREASEGLFPCFNAVMEIKSCSTEIVNFFLKDQQTSIGKDCCRAIYVITHSCWPSMLTSIGFIAGELDILGGYCDAASVPAAAPPPLEV